A genomic segment from Triticum dicoccoides isolate Atlit2015 ecotype Zavitan chromosome 1A, WEW_v2.0, whole genome shotgun sequence encodes:
- the LOC119275922 gene encoding uncharacterized protein LOC119275922 yields the protein MPPATDSAAGLAAAVLPASTPRAAAEAVSSVADFLRRHHSGADQPRAFFADALPALLFRLFVSSSPASRCFLDLAAGDPALVDLIASLLAPSGPLLVAISAADRHSLARFTFPRERLPDWLGFALSSTAASSDKVISPLLAGRVGSKLHLSVFEYYLFWFAYYPISAATAKAAAGASKGSTSTSKPSLKPRVLLESWVSTLASTAGRNPDRKPDRSLYLKLLYAYLKEFVPSDCAPPRGGFGTLLHRNVRDGVEAAGSFRRAEFFVHTLVQFWLVGDDFSPLPVRTCRSYGLPLLSLLSRSNPTLSERLPAPGLGDAVKLLVMYLNRSGVCKLADAANVFDGMLLRKESCDSPAGYWNPLMQRPLYRFVLRTFMFCSRDADIKNIAQVFSAWMVYMEPWKAQQDDLNEYDLPPPGGRNVNCVSDRKMQRCDVGYSPAWQGFVLSNYLFYSSLVVHFLGFAHKFIHSDVASVLQMVSKVLEVLGSPELLGLIYKVDAAYHSRVSDSQSCCLDDVLKYVPTIREQLQDWEDGLSKHSTDGSFLYMAKNANLRLFSFDDDGAYNLLQLLLLRAETEIQRLPGDAMRTRHTLDVIKSNMRKVFYKHVESFQAKNLPQGEHKQHHGRGDLFVPKHPSPGKNKLADMQYSGDWMLRPISDTEVAWLARLLICFSAWLNETLRLVHADTDAVPTGPTIIKVDQNEQSRVGGPKDAARMVLVGVFTLLTVVAQWILQFMRTHKIRINLRILASKKLLAVAAMLCMVYSIAKNMLS from the exons ATGCCGCCGGCGACCGACTCCGCGGCCGGCCTCGCGGCGGCCGTCCTCCCCGCGTCCACgccgcgggccgcggcggaggcCGTCTCGTCGGTCGCCGACTTCCTCCGCCGCCACCACTCCGGCGCGGACCAGCCGCGCGCCTTCTTCGCCGACGCGCTCccggcgctcctcttccgcctgttCGTCTCCAGTTCCCCCGCCTCGCGGTGCTTCCTCGACCTCGCCGCTGGCGACCCCGCCCTCGTCGacctcatcgcgtcgctcctcgccCCCTCCGGGCCGCTCCTCGTCGCCATCTCCGCCGCGGATCGCCACTCCCTCGCTCGCTTCACCTTCCCGCGCGAGCGGCTCCCCGATTGGCTCGGTTTCGCGCTGTCGTCCACCGCGGCCTCCTCCGATAAGGTGATCTCGCCGCTCCTTGCCGGCCGCGTCGGCTCCAAGCTTCATCTCTCGGTGTTCGAGTACTACCTTTTCTGGTTCGCGTACTACCCCATCTCCGCCGCCACGGCCAAGGCTGCCGCGGGCGCCTCGAAAGGGTCGACCTCCACTTCGAAACCCTCGCTTAAGCCACGCGTTCTCCTCGAGAGTTGGGTGTCCACCCTCGCATCCACGGCCGGCCGCAATCCGGATCGGAAGCCCGATAGATCGCTATACCTGAAGCTTCTGTACGCCTACCTTAAGGAGTTCGTGCCCAGCGATTGCGCCCCGCCCCGCGGTGGTTTTGGTACATTGCTGCATCGGAATGTCAGAGATGGTGTGGAAGCTGCTGGATCCTTCAGGCGAGCCGAGTTCTTCGTGCACACACTCGTACAGTTCTGGCTTGTTGGGGACGATTTCTCGCCGCTGCCTGTTCGGACTTGCCGTTCCTATGGGTTGCCTTTACTGTCACTTCTGTCTCGTTCAAATCCTACACTGTCCGAGAGACTGCCAGCTCCAGGACTTGGCGATGCAGTGAAGCTGTTGGTGATGTATTTGAACAGGAGCGGTGTCTGCAAACTTGCTGATGCAGCCAATGTGTTTGATGGAATGCTCTTAAGGAAGGAGTCATGTGACAGTCCCGCTGGCTACTGGAATCCATTGATGCAGAGACCATTGTATCGGTTTGTGCTAAGGACGTTCATGTTCTGCTCCAGGGATGCAGATATCAAGAACATTGCTCAGGTTTTTTCTGCATGGATGGTCTATATGGAACCATGGAAGGCTCAGCAGGATGACTTGAATGAGTACGATCTGCCACCTCCTGGTGGGCGAAATGTGAATTGCGTTAGTGATAGAAAGATGCAAAGGTGTGATGTAGGGTACTCTCCAGCATGGCAGGGCTTCGTGCTGTCCAACTATTTGTTCTATAGTTCACTGGTAGTCCATTTCTTGGGGTTTGCTCATAAGTTTATTCATTCTGATGTCGCTTCAGTGCTGCAAATGGTATCAAAG GTATTGGAAGTTTTGGGTTCCCCGGAATTATTGGGGCTTATCTACAAAGTTGATGCTGCTTATCATTCTAGAGTTTCTGATTCTCAGTCATGTTGTTTGGATGATGTGCTCAAGTATGTGCCAACTATCCGTGAGCAGCTACAG GACTGGGAGGATGGGTTGTCAAAACATAGCACTGATGGGTCTTTCTTGTATATGGCGAAGAACGCTAACCTAAGGCTTTTCAGTTTTGATGATGACGGGGCCTACAACTTGCTTCAG TTACTGTTGCTAAGGGCTGAGACTGAGATTCAACGTTTACCAGGTGATGCTATGCGAACTCGCCATACTTTGGATGTAATCAAATCTAATATGAGAAAGGTATTCTACAAGCATGTGGAAAGCTTCCAGGCGAAGAATCTTCCACAGGGAGAACACAAGCAGCATCATGGACGTGGTGATCTATTCGTACCTAAGCATCCAAGTCCAGGGAAAAACAAACTGGCTGATATGCAATATAGCGGTGACTGGATGTTGAGGCCCATCTCAGACACTGAAGTGGCCTGGCTTGCAAGGCTGCTGATATGTTTTTCAGCTTGGCTTAATGAAACCCTTCGACTTGTACATGCTGATACAGATGCTGTCCCGACAGGCCCAACCATCATCAAGGTCGATCAAAATGAACAAAGCAGAGTTGGAGGCCCAAAGGATGCTGCCAGAATGGTGCTTGTCGGTGTCTTTACGTTGCTCACTGTGGTGGCGCAATGGATCCTGCAGTTCATGAGGACGCACAAGATTAGGATCAATCTCAGAATTCTTGCATCCAAAAAGCTCCTGGCAGTTGCTGCTATGCTGTGCATGGTGTATAGTATAGCAAAGAATATGTTGTCTTGA